The Natrinema salaciae genome contains a region encoding:
- a CDS encoding DUF6159 family protein: MSGRYRRGLAVVDASLGVFRDRPRLAILPLSSLVLVGCAYAAIGVAILHYGLVEAVFTNRIVKYGVMFAGLAVSSGVGVFFNAAVVHCAAGHFAGEEVTVGDGLAAAWRARSRIAKWALLSATVGTVLYIAEDNVPGVGTITRSILELTWGLLTFFAVPVIVTDRTDALRSDLRRSGTAFSRTWGESVSATFGIGLALLPATLAGIFLLGVAYLSMTGVAATLTGVIGGLLLVATIVIAQVLGMVVRTALYRYATTGERVGPLEELEPDAILSE, encoded by the coding sequence ATGTCCGGACGATATCGACGCGGGCTGGCGGTCGTCGACGCCAGCCTCGGCGTGTTTCGGGACCGCCCCCGTCTCGCGATTCTCCCGCTCTCGAGCCTCGTACTCGTCGGGTGCGCGTACGCGGCGATCGGCGTGGCGATACTGCACTACGGGCTCGTGGAGGCGGTGTTCACGAACAGAATCGTCAAGTACGGCGTCATGTTCGCCGGGCTCGCCGTCTCCTCCGGCGTCGGCGTTTTCTTCAACGCCGCGGTGGTCCACTGTGCGGCCGGACACTTCGCCGGCGAGGAGGTGACGGTCGGCGACGGGCTGGCCGCCGCGTGGCGCGCTCGCAGCCGGATCGCGAAGTGGGCGCTCCTGTCTGCGACCGTCGGCACCGTCCTCTACATCGCCGAGGATAACGTCCCCGGAGTCGGAACGATCACCCGCTCGATCCTCGAACTGACCTGGGGGCTCCTGACGTTTTTCGCGGTTCCGGTGATCGTCACGGATCGCACCGACGCGCTCCGGTCGGACCTGCGACGGAGCGGCACCGCCTTTTCCCGGACGTGGGGTGAGAGCGTCAGTGCGACGTTCGGTATCGGGCTGGCGCTGTTGCCGGCGACGCTCGCCGGGATCTTCCTCCTCGGGGTTGCGTACCTCTCGATGACGGGCGTTGCCGCGACCCTCACTGGTGTGATCGGTGGACTGCTTCTGGTCGCGACGATCGTCATCGCCCAGGTTCTCGGCATGGTCGTTCGGACCGCACTCTACCGGTACGCGACCACCGGCGAGCGAGTCGGTCCACTCGAGGAGCTCGAGCCGGACGCGATCCTCTCCGAGTAA
- a CDS encoding enoyl-CoA hydratase/isomerase family protein: MTLGDDVLLEIEDEGVATITLNQPDRRNPLSEGISAGLTEAFDEIEDSDARCVIVEGSGGSFSAGGDIEAMIEGIENEVPADERVRTLERSTNELMRRLIDFPVPTVAAIDGPAVGAGANLALACDMQLATEDAVFGFVFRQVGLSVDAGTSYLLPRVVGENVAKELVLTGDIIGADRAHDLGLVNHVYAADEFDEQLEAFVDKIVSGPPIALRHANRLLGEGLEKSLGQALTDEATAQGLVFETADHEEGVSAFFEDRDPEYEGR, translated from the coding sequence ATGACACTTGGTGACGACGTCCTCCTCGAGATCGAAGACGAGGGGGTCGCGACGATTACGCTCAACCAGCCGGACCGACGAAACCCCCTCTCGGAGGGGATCAGTGCGGGACTCACCGAGGCGTTCGACGAGATCGAAGACAGCGACGCCCGCTGCGTGATCGTCGAGGGATCGGGCGGGTCGTTCTCGGCCGGCGGCGACATCGAGGCGATGATCGAGGGAATCGAAAACGAGGTCCCCGCAGACGAACGGGTCCGCACGCTCGAGCGGTCGACGAACGAACTGATGCGGCGGCTGATCGACTTCCCGGTGCCGACGGTCGCGGCCATCGACGGCCCCGCCGTCGGTGCCGGTGCGAACCTGGCGCTGGCCTGTGACATGCAACTCGCCACCGAGGACGCCGTCTTCGGCTTCGTCTTCCGGCAGGTCGGCCTGAGCGTCGACGCCGGCACCTCCTACCTGCTCCCCCGGGTCGTCGGGGAAAACGTCGCGAAGGAACTCGTCCTCACGGGCGACATCATCGGCGCGGATCGCGCCCACGACCTCGGGCTGGTCAACCACGTCTACGCCGCCGACGAGTTCGACGAGCAACTCGAAGCGTTCGTCGACAAGATCGTCTCCGGCCCGCCGATCGCGCTCCGTCACGCCAACCGCCTCCTCGGCGAGGGCCTCGAGAAGTCACTCGGACAGGCCCTGACCGACGAGGCGACGGCGCAGGGACTCGTCTTCGAGACCGCGGACCACGAAGAGGGCGTCAGCGCCTTCTTCGAGGACCGCGATCCCGAGTACGAAGGACGGTAG
- a CDS encoding universal stress protein, with the protein MYQDVLIPTDGSDGTRRSINHGVTIASRFDATIHALSVVPEGPLGTLQTDEAIPAAERAVERVETEATREGVDTVTAVERGVPHEEILAYADDHGIDMIVMGTQGRTGLDRVLVGSVTERVVRMADVPVVTVRLTDELRIEDADEAARIARRTAENEGYERVSVREDPHRTSASWIVPLETDTGPVHVHVDAVTSEARVADRTRTD; encoded by the coding sequence ATGTACCAGGACGTCCTCATCCCGACGGACGGGAGCGACGGAACTCGCCGGTCGATCAACCACGGGGTGACGATCGCGAGTCGGTTCGACGCGACGATTCACGCGCTGTCGGTCGTCCCCGAGGGACCGCTCGGGACGCTCCAGACGGACGAAGCGATCCCGGCCGCCGAACGGGCGGTCGAGCGCGTCGAGACCGAAGCGACGCGAGAGGGCGTCGACACCGTCACTGCGGTCGAACGGGGCGTTCCTCACGAGGAGATCCTCGCGTACGCGGACGACCACGGGATCGACATGATCGTCATGGGAACACAGGGCCGAACCGGGCTCGACCGGGTGCTGGTCGGTAGCGTCACCGAACGGGTCGTCCGGATGGCGGACGTGCCGGTCGTGACCGTCCGGCTGACGGACGAGCTCCGGATCGAGGACGCCGACGAGGCGGCACGGATCGCCCGACGGACGGCCGAGAACGAGGGGTACGAGCGGGTCAGCGTCCGCGAGGACCCCCACCGGACCAGCGCCTCCTGGATCGTCCCGCTCGAGACCGACACCGGACCCGTTCACGTCCACGTCGACGCCGTGACCAGCGAGGCGCGGGTCGCGGACAGGACGCGGACCGACTAG
- a CDS encoding long-chain-fatty-acid--CoA ligase, whose amino-acid sequence MTNLVTNLAAAVEEHGDNTAIGFQGSETSYDEFWGQTGAFATALEERGLGAGDRVALYLPNVPPFLIAFHGTLRAGGVVVPMNPQYKAREIGHLLGDSEAKVVVALADLVPFVTEVQDETSVEHVVSIGGDAEGATPLEEFLEPGDPEVTARDDDDVAVQPYTSGTTGQPKGVQLTHDNLASNANAASKLIPDGIRPDDRTLGVLPLFHIYGMTVVMNTSLFNGAAYYPMAAWDAQEAVSLIEDEELTILHGVPAMYNDIINQPDAEEFDMSSLRLCGVGGSGIPVEVLRRFEELYEPKIYEGYGLTETSPITHFNSPLEGRRVGSVGKTVPGVDSKVVDEDFEEVPPVEEGPIDEENADLREITGEIVVAGRNVMKGYYGLPDANEEVFTEEGGRRWFHTGDIGYRDEDGFFYVVDREKHMIVTGGYNVYPREVEELLFEHPDVADAAVAGIPDERRGETVKAFIVRTPDADVTEDEIKEYCLTNLAEYKHPREVEFVDELPRTTTGKVQKFKLREQEGGE is encoded by the coding sequence ATGACAAATCTTGTCACTAATCTTGCGGCTGCCGTGGAGGAACACGGTGATAACACCGCAATCGGATTTCAGGGCTCCGAAACGAGCTACGACGAGTTCTGGGGACAGACGGGGGCGTTCGCGACCGCGCTCGAGGAACGGGGACTCGGCGCGGGCGACCGGGTCGCGCTCTATCTGCCGAACGTGCCGCCGTTCCTGATCGCCTTCCACGGGACGCTTCGCGCCGGCGGAGTCGTCGTCCCGATGAATCCACAGTACAAGGCGAGAGAGATCGGGCACCTGCTCGGCGACAGCGAGGCGAAAGTCGTCGTCGCGCTGGCGGACCTCGTCCCCTTCGTCACGGAGGTGCAGGACGAGACCAGCGTCGAGCACGTGGTCAGCATCGGCGGCGACGCGGAGGGTGCAACCCCGCTCGAGGAGTTCCTCGAGCCGGGCGATCCCGAGGTCACCGCTCGCGACGACGACGACGTCGCGGTGCAGCCGTACACCTCGGGAACGACCGGGCAGCCGAAGGGCGTTCAGCTCACCCACGACAACCTCGCGTCGAACGCAAACGCGGCGTCGAAGCTCATTCCCGACGGGATTCGACCTGACGACAGGACCCTCGGCGTGTTGCCGCTGTTTCACATCTACGGGATGACCGTCGTGATGAACACGTCGCTGTTCAACGGCGCCGCGTACTACCCGATGGCCGCGTGGGACGCACAGGAGGCCGTCTCCCTCATCGAGGACGAGGAGCTGACGATCTTGCACGGCGTGCCGGCGATGTACAACGACATCATCAACCAGCCCGACGCCGAGGAGTTCGACATGTCGTCGCTGCGGCTCTGTGGCGTCGGCGGCTCCGGGATCCCCGTCGAGGTCCTGCGCCGGTTCGAAGAGCTCTACGAGCCGAAGATCTACGAGGGGTACGGGCTCACCGAGACCAGTCCGATCACCCACTTCAACAGCCCGCTCGAGGGCCGCCGGGTCGGCAGCGTGGGGAAGACAGTCCCGGGCGTCGACTCGAAGGTCGTCGACGAGGACTTCGAGGAGGTGCCACCGGTCGAGGAGGGGCCGATCGACGAGGAGAACGCCGACCTCCGCGAGATCACCGGCGAGATCGTCGTCGCCGGGCGGAACGTGATGAAAGGCTACTACGGCCTGCCCGACGCCAACGAGGAGGTGTTCACCGAGGAGGGTGGCCGCCGCTGGTTCCACACCGGCGATATCGGCTACAGGGACGAAGACGGCTTCTTCTACGTCGTCGACCGCGAGAAACACATGATCGTCACCGGCGGCTACAACGTCTATCCGCGCGAGGTCGAGGAGCTCCTCTTCGAGCATCCCGACGTCGCCGACGCCGCGGTGGCCGGCATCCCCGACGAACGCCGCGGGGAGACCGTCAAGGCGTTCATCGTCCGAACGCCGGATGCCGACGTCACCGAGGACGAGATCAAGGAGTACTGCCTGACCAACCTCGCGGAGTACAAACACCCGCGCGAGGTCGAATTCGTCGACGAACTGCCCCGGACCACGACCGGGAAAGTGCAGAAGTTCAAGCTCCGCGAACAGGAGGGAGGTGAATAA